The DNA region ggagagggagagagggaggcaaatAACACCTTACAGTtactatgaaaatagttttaactTTGTAAAATACCTGAAAGTGCCTTGGGGACCCTGAGGTCCCCAGACAGCATTGGGAACTGCTGGCCTAGAAGCCCCTGTATCCCTGTATTCCTGACCCTGGCTGACTCTCCTAGTTCTATCTTAATGACCAGACTCCCTAACatccattttccccttttccttttggtAATAGGACCACCTAGGCTCTGGCTGAGAAAATGACCACCCATCTAGacactacatttcccaggctcctttgCAGGTGGGTGTTCCCACGTGACAAATTTCCAGCCAAAGGAAAGGAGCAGAAAAGATGTGGAAAGCTCCCAGCTCACATCCTTAAAAGGAGGGTCCTTAAAAGGAGGCTGCTTGCTCTCCACTATCTCTTTGCCCTTTCCTGCTTGCCGTAACAAAGTTATAGTGATGATGACTTGGGTTCAACCGTCTTGAAGAGGCTGACACTTTAGGAAAATGGTTCCCAAATTGTGGTCCCCAGACCAACTGTAGCTGCAGCCGTGGCACCCGGGGCTTTGTGAGAGaggcagattctcaggccccatccaagacctgctgaatcagaaactctggggcaTGGGGCCCAGGACTGTGTTTCCATAaaccctccaggggattctgatgcacaaTCAAGTTTGAGGACCAGAGCTGGgagatgtggagcaacaagatAGAAGGAACCTGGGTCCATGGATCACCTCAGCAGGTAGGGCCGACCTACTCCCTGCCCCATCTACCAGTGTGGATATTTACATGAGAAAATCAATCCATCTCACTAAAGCCTCTGTTATGTGGTCTTTGGTAAATCAAGTCAATACCTTAATCGACAGTATATTTGAATACACTCCTTGgttctttttgaattaaaaattttaggcGTACACCACACAACCATCAGGAATGGCTactattggtttggccaaaaagttcgtttgggttttttccatgatgaaccttttggccaactcaatattaaaaaaaaaaaaaaaaggaaaagaataagttGGCAAGGattggagaaactggaacccttgtgtactgttggtgagaatgtaaaatggtgtagccactgtggaacaCAGCTgggcatttcctcaaaaaattaaaaatagaattaccatttgattcaacaattctacttctggttGAAACTTGAGGACCTTGAatagtacctcatataagtggaatcatacactatcttttgtgactggcttatttcatttagcataatgtcctcaaggttcatccatgttgtagcatgtgttaaaatttccttcctttttaaggctgaatcatattccattctTACAGCTAGGAGTACCCATGTAACATAGCTCTAGACAATGAGATGTAAGCAGAAATCTACCAGAGTCAGCTAGGAAAGATCTGACCTCCTGTCTCAAATTTAGATACAATGCCTGGAGCTGCGGCCTCCATCCTGTGACCATGATGTAAAAGCCAAGAGAATCAGAGAGACCTCGGTAACAGCAGCACCCTCCCTCTAGAATTCTGTGGAAAAAACTTACGTGCGCACCACTGATGGGTAGGTCtgctgttacttgcagccaaaagcattTATAACTAATACACTTGGTCAAGTTATATCACCTCTGTCTCCCCAACCGGAATGTAGGTTCCACAGTGGCAGAAAACATGACTTTGTTCACCACTATGTGACCAGCCCTTCCTCTCCCAGCCAGCGCCCGGCAGGGACCACACAGATGGAATGAGTGTTTGTGGTTATTCATCCAAAACCTAACAATACCTTCCTTTTGGGTGGACTGAAATAATCATGCAAAATGCTTAAAATAGCACTTGGTACACAATAAGCCTTCAAAAAACagatgtagggcttccctggtggtgcagtggttgagaatctgcctgccaatgcaggggacacgggttcgagccctggtctgggaagatcccacatgccacggagcaactgggcccgtgagccacaactactgagcccgcgcgtctggagcctgtgctccgcaacaagagaggccgcgatggtgagaggcccgcgcaccgcgatgaagagtggtccccgcttgccgcaactagagaaagccctcgcacagaaacgaagactcaacacagtcataaataaataaataaataaataaaagaacgtgaatttcttaaaaaaaaaaccagatgtaGCTGAATGTCTCCGCCATGGCTACCAGGCCACCTGCCACTTCCTCCCGACCTCCCCGGGAAGCTTTGCTCAGACAGCTGGCTCTTCATCACAGGGACCCCACAACTGTGCTGCAGCCATTCAGCCCCTTTTCGTGTCACCCTTTTTGGTGACAAGGACCACGGGGAGCTCGCACCTTTGGCTATTCTCTCTTTTCCCTGTCTACGTAAGTAACAAATGGAAGCTAAAAGTGGGTCTTGTACCTTTACCACTCAATCAGTCCCATCTTGGCCTTGAccgtgtgttggtgtgtgtgctTGACCGTAAGTATTatgttatttccattactatCATTATCGTCTTTGGTCTAAGACTGCCCTCCCCGAGCAACTTCTCCTCTCAAAGACAAGACGCACAGCCAGAggaaattcttcattttatttccactcaCAACCCCCAGAAAGGATCAGTCCCTGCCCTCCCTCACCTAgatgcagcccctcccccagcaccttcACAAAACACTGATTTCCTCCCAGAGCTAAAATGAACACCCAGTCACCCATTATGGCCATTCCCCTCACCCGCCCACCTCCCCAGCTGCCCACTTATCCACCTGCTCTGTGAACTCGGCCACCTTTTGGTTCCACCCCCAAATGTAGTTCCCCAAGGTCACTTGGCTTATTTTGCTTGTATTCTACGGACACCTTTCTTAAAGCCCTCCCTGACTTAGTCTCCAGATGGCTTCCCTGTCCTCCTTTGCATAGACGTTCTGCAGAGATTCCTGGCCTCACTTCCCTGCTTGAGAGACCACGTTTCCAagctctcccctgcccccccctATCCCCCATGGGCCTCTGTTCCTCAGCTGTTAGTTGAAGGGTATAGATGTTGACTAAGGCCAAACATTCCATGattctggggagggaggaggggagcaaaTTCAGAATGGACaggaaaggaggcaaggataaaaggggagggggggagggagagggagaaggaggaggaaggggggaggagcgggagggggagggagagggagaaggagggggaaggcgggaggatggagagggggagggggaggtttgGAAGGCAGCCAGAGGCAGGGGGATGACTGGGGACCTCCCACCTCAGCCCCAGAAACAGAAGTGAGCCACAGCTGAAGACCAGCACCCCCGCTATGGCCTGAAGACCCCGCCCAGCTAGCTGCTCCGGGTCCTCTGGCTTCGAGCCTTGTACACTTCGATGAGCAGATCCTTGACGTACTGGATCTCCCGCTCCACCGACTCAGCCCTCTCCCTCAGCTCCCGGTTCCgggcctccagcccctggcactcGCCCTCCAGGGCCTCGCCCTCTGCACGCTTCCTCTGGCGGTACCTCAGAGCTGCTGACTTGTTCTGGTCTCTCTTCTTTTGCTTGCGGTCCCCTCGGGTGGCGGCAGGattggggtagggggtggggcgggagggttgagggggaggaggagggggttgCGGTGGGGGGGACAGGGGCGCCAACCCCGAGTCCCCCTGCGCGGCCTCACTGCCGCAGTAGATGGCCAGCAAGTCGAGGGTGtccggggcagggggcggggggaggtcaaaggtgggcagggggagggggagggagagggaggctgcCGGTGCTGGCTGtgtcgggggtggggaggacggTGGGAGGAGTGGGGCACCAAGGAAGAAGTCTTCCATTTGCTCCAGCTCCTTCTTGAGGAGGGAGGCCATAGCTTCCAGgtcaggtgggggtggggaaggtggggggagggcaccTGAGGGCAAGGGGGGCTCCAGAGGGAGGAGGGCTGTAAAGTCGACCCGCTCGGTCATCCAGTCAGAGAAGCCGTCGCCTGGAGGATTGGAGAGGGACAGAAAGCTCCTTGAGTTCCTAATCCTCCACCCAGCCAGGTCCCACTCACAACTACCTCATTCGTCCCATTCGTTGAGTAAAACCACCAACCAGCCAATCAGTCAACCAACCGATCAACGAATCATCAAACCAGTCAACAGACCAACAGACCAGCCAACTAACCGACCAATTAGCCAAACAATCAATGAACCAGTCAACCAACCAATGACCCAAACAACAAAACAGTCAACCAGCCATTTCTTCAACCATTCCAACATCCTCTTTACTGATTAGCCTGCATCTGTGGTTTCTTGATTTACCCTCTAGTTTACTCGTAAACGGCAAACTAAATCACACATAAACACACCctgtttcatctttaattaatTATTGAAAACCCACTATGTACCAAGCATTTGGGATACACTAATGAATAAAACACTTCCTGCCTCAGGAGCTCTGCCTATGCTGTTTCCTCCACCTGAAAAGCTCTTCCCTTTTCATGGCTCATTCCTTACCATTCTTTAGGTCTCAGCCAAAATGTTACTGCCTTGGAGAGGGTTTCCTGGCTCCCCGCTCTAAACGTGTCCTTGTTGTCATTTTTAAGCTCAGCTACTAAGTGTTTCCCACGTATCCCCATGCATCATCATTTAATATGTctcttgtctgtctccccagtaGAGTGtgagctccaagagggcagggatcATGTCAGTCTTGTTTccagctgtatccccagcacctaagaCAGTGCCTGACATATTATACATGCTCAATAGatacttactgaatgaatgaaaagtgaatgaatgaattcttctcccctgccccccacagcccAGCTCACCCCACCTCCATTCTTTGCCTGCCCTTACCTGCCAGGGGCTCTCCCCCCCCTGGAAGCCCGCCCTCCAGGGCTCCCCCAAGGACCTCATAGGGGCCcaggggggcaggggccagggggaGTTTCCCATAGTCTACGAGCCAGCCCAGCCCGCTAGCTGGGAGCAGGGTCCTgtccagctccagccccagggTCGCCAGGAGTGACATGGCTGCAGCACGGGCGTTGGGCACGGATGGCAATGGAGAAGGCTGCACCAACAACTGGGAGGAGGCTCTGGAGGTTACTCAGCTGGACGAAGACAGGCACCAAGACACAAGTGGAGTACCTACGAGTGTGACACAAAAGTGAGTGGGTCGGGGCCAGCCTCACCTACTGCCAAAGCCACGGGGAAACCAAGCCATACCCCCAGGGCCCCGGGATTCCTTGTCCTTTCAGAATTCTAAATCTGccctttctttccccaaatctgAGCCCCACCCACTCCCAAGGGAATTCTCTTTAGGCCCGACTTACTTTTCTTCAGAATTCCCCAGACCCAATTCTTCCAATACAGAAAACTTATGGTCTCCCAGGGGAATTTCCTTAAGTCCCTCCCACCTACTGCATAATATTccgtttcatttaaaaaaaacctcaatccCAGGGGAATTTTCTTGCAGCCACACCTCTTCCTCTAAAATACAACCTTtaggccccacctcctccctaGAGTCCATCTCAAATCTCTTCCCAGGGGAATTCCCCCCTGTCCCGCCCCTTCATCAATGTCATCCATTCGAATCCCACCCTTCCCTTTGAATTTTGCGGTGATCGCCACTGTCCCTCCAAGTCCCGCCCCCATCCCCTCAGCTAATGGTTTTCTTAGTCCCGCCCCTTCTCACGGTGGgttacccgccccccccccagccccaccctccgtGACGCCTCTTATCCTAGCTCCATCCCCTTAAACGGGTCGTTTCTAAGTCCCGCCTTCTCCCCTGTCAATCTAaaccagcccccccacccccagcaggtgCCTGAATGAAACTGAGGGAAGATGAGCAAAGTGGAGGCGGCGGGTGGAGCCTGCAGGCGGAGAACAGCTCCCCACTCTCCACCATCCACACGCGGCTCTCTCGCCGAGGGCTAAAGCGCATGCTCCACCGCCGGAGCGGCCCCATTGCTCCCTCAGGCCTCCGCCCTCCTGGGGGTCAGTGCGCACGTGCGGCTGCTTACTGCCCGCCCTTTGCATAGAAATACTACCGCTGGTGGACAGATGCGCATGAGCAATCGCTCGCAGACTCATTCAGGGCGGGGGGGAACCACCACCCTCTCTGGGAACTAGTGCGCAGGCGCAAACGCACAGGGGCTGTCTTTAAACACCAACATTGTCTGGAAGAACGCACCCTCCCCCCCCATCGGGCCGAGTGCGCATGCTCGATCGCGCGCGAACGGCCCGTCTTCCCTCTTCTGCGCCTGCGCGACCGTGATTCCTCAGTCTCGTCTCCCTACCCCCCAGGTCCGGTCGTGAGGGCCGCGAGCTTCGAAAGGGCGGGAAAGGCCGTTGGAGAGGGAGAGGCGAGCGGTTACTCACTCCATGGCTGCGCAAAGGAGAGGCGGCGGCGGCCTCGGCTGAAGAAAGAAGGCAGGAGCGGAGAGCGCAGGCGCAGTGAGCGGGGAGACTGGCCGGGGGCACAGAGGGGTCGCGGCTACAGAGCCATGGCCGGGGCTACGCGGGCTGAGGTGGCGTCGCGGTAGTGTGAGGAGAGATCATGATCTGAGGATGGGGAATGAGGCGACCCCGGGGACTGGGGACAGATATACCGGGGGTGGCGCAGCACGGCCTGCCCGGATCCttccgcgccccgccccgcgcggccTCAACCGTGCGGCGGGCCTCACCGCCCGCCCTCGGGGATCCCGGGATccggccccctcctccttccGACCCCGGGAGTTCGCGCCTCTCCCTTCTCTGACCTGTGGATCTAGCCCCGCTTTCTTCCCGACCTCGGGGGTTCCGACCCTTCTTTCCCTCTGACTCTGGGGTCCGTCCCCATCCTCCCTGTGGTCCGGGGTCCGGTTCTCTGCTCCCTCTGATTTGGTAACTCGGCCCTTCCTCTTCCCTGAGACCCGCActagtttatttctcctttcctttcccctgctTCGCGAATTTCCGGTCAGCCACATGTTGATCTCTTTATCCTTAACTGCCGTCCCACGCTGAGAACAACACTTTTTGTGGCTTAGAATCTGGCGTGAGTCACAGAGCACGCTCCGTTCAAATCAGAGACCGGCgagggtggccttgggcaaataaCTTAAATTCTCTAGCCTCTTAGATAGGGGATTATTTGTAAAGTAAGAAGAATAATCAAGTGTACCTGGTGGGGTCGTTTGTGAGAAATAAGTCCATTCCTGTGAAACCCAGATCCCACCACCTACATGCTCGCTCAGCCTCTTTTATGTTAAGTAGGAGGGAACTCTGGGCCCCAGCGTCAACCGTTCCGAACCCCGTGGCCGGAGCCCCAGACACTTAAACATGCAACACTTGCTAATAGGTCGTTCTTGTGTTTCCTTCACCCCTCCAAGGTGATTTCCAGCCATCCCCGCCCTCTCCCATTCAAATGATGGACGCTCAGCCCCATCTTGGTGCAGGGAGTCTGTCATCGCCCTCAGTCttatcttttctccatcccctgcctacctctcctcAGCCCTTATCCTTAGCACTCCTTTCAGGCCCGTTGGTTCATTCTtctgtccctgcccctcccctagACTTCCTTTCGAAGGATCCTCTACCTCggctgcccccccccaccccgcccgctGCCACTAGATCAGTCTTCACACTCTGCCAGAAAGAGGGAGATCTGTACTTCCATTGCTTAAAGAGATGGGGCTTCCTAgccatcccctccccctgcacTGGACCCTCCACCAGCCCCAAGTGGATGTGGGTCTTTCCTGTGCAGCAGAAACCCCTCCTTTTCCCACCCTGCATTCATCCACATCAGGACCTTACACCTGGAGTTCAGCTTTTCATCACTTTTGTGGTGCTTATGAGACTGAATCAAGATCCAAAGAAGGTGGGGGACCCTGATCTTGAGCGTTATCTGGGAGTGAAGAcgcacaggtttttttttttccttccaaacgCGTGTGCTCTTTTTTACGCAtgtcccagttttattgagatataattgacatgtagcactgtataagtttaaggtgtgcaacataatgatttgacttacatacctCGTGAAtttattaccacaataagtttagtgaacatccgtcACCTCCTACAGTTACAacactaaagaaatagaaaaaatacatacgtttttccttgtgatgagaactttaggATTTAcattcttaacaactttcatatacaGCATATAGCAGTGTTGATTATATTTATCGtattgtacattatatccctcgTGCAGGCTGCTGTTGCGTACAGGAAGTCTTCCACGGGATCTGACCGTGTTCCCTTAGGATACTTACTGTCCACTCTGCCAACTCTTGCCCTATAGGGGCTACGTTATTACCAAGGCAGCATAGAGTAGTGGTGAAGAGCACAGTCTCTGGAGCCAAGTTGTTGGGTTCAAACGCTGAGTACACCCCACTTACTAGCTAACTGGCAATTTCCCTTCCCTGTGCCTCGGTTACCATTAACAGTACCAGAATAAAGCATGGAGTTGAGTTAATAGAAACATACTGATATACGTGGCCGTTAATAGTACCTGCTTCTTAGtactgttttgaggattaaatgagttaatccagGTCAAGTGCGCTTAGactagtgcttggcacacagtaggtgctacaTAAGGggtttttattattactgttactgaGGTGGGTATGTTTTATCTCCATTGCTAAGcagtagtgcttttttttttttttagaggagagttttccctttcctttggtttttttttttttttaattaattaatttatttatttatggctgtgttgggtcttcgtttctgtgcgagggctttctctagttgtggcgagcgggggccactcttcatcgcggtgtgcgggcctctcactgttgcggcctctcccgttgcagagcacaggctccagatgcgcaggctcagtagttgtggctcacaggcctagtcgcttcacggcatgtgggatcttcccagaccagggctcgaacccgtgtctcctgcattagcaggcagattctcaaccactgcgccaccagggaagcccagcagtagtgcttttaaagttcttttaagTAAGAAGTAAGGACCGACTTCCACTCCTCAGCGTAGATATTTGAGCGATAGCAGGTGGGATTAGGGGAGTCTTGGACAGGCCGCTGGCAGTGAGGGGGCACAGTCACTCCCCAGTCTTCTTCGAAAAGACCTTCTAGATTACAACAGGTGGACTAGGtagagtatttttctttaaataaacttttcagTTTGGAATAATTGTAGATGCACTGAAAGGCTGCAAAGACAGCGCAGAGTCCCCTTGCGCCCCTCGCCCACTCTGTCCCTGGACGCCCTGCATTACGCTCGCACATCTGTCACAGCCCAGGAGCCGACATCAGTACGTTTCTACTACCTAGACGCCGCCTTGTCTTCTGATTTCACCAGTTGTTCCCTAACTCCCGTCCTTTGTTCCAGGATCCCCTCCAGGATGCCGTCTTGTCTTACACTTAGTCGTCGCGTCTCTTTAGCCACCCTTGGTCTGCGAAGGCTTTTTAGACTTTCCTTGTCTCTCATGACcctgacacttttgaagagtgcAGGTTGGATATTCTATGGAATGTCCCTCCATTTGGTTTTGTCTCATAGACGGGGATTATGGGGTTTTGAGAGGATGACCAggtaagataattttttaataccTGGGAATGAACTTAGTGTGGGAATCTTGCTGCCAGTAGATTGCAGTGTTTGCTGACTGAGAAGACCCTGGTCCCCCTGTCCCAGCCCCTTGtggctttttctctctccatttgttgGGTCCCATAGAGTTGAGTTCTGGTGCCAATTACCCCACCCACGCGGCCTGACTCAGTCCTGCAGAGCTGGTGCCAGCTTGCACACTGAGCTCCCTAGCCCTTCAGGGCATATTCGAATTTATGGGCGGTGGGTCATCAGTGGTGCCTGTGAGCCCAGGTCTTGGCACCCTGAGCCCTCTCCCCACGCCCACCTCTGGACCTATTTGCCCATCCAGGACTCAGATGCCTTGGCCTCCCCCAGCTTCACAAAGTCCTCTGGGGTCCAGCTGCCCCAGGCCCTTCAGCTCctgagctggggctgggagcaTGGGTGGGGCTGCTGGGGACTCTTTTTCAGTGCGGAGGAGCCAGGCTTGGGGAGTGAGGTGGCAATTGCAGGCAGGTTGCATCACCCTGGCTGTTtgatggggagggggagtggggggattCTCTGGGGGCCCCCCTGCGCACCTGGCAACGGTTCCTGGTTAGTGGAGCCCTGGATTGGAGAGAGGCCCCAGCACAGCAAgggaggggtttggggagggagagagagagcaaccTGTGCAGGACCCTGAGAATCAGGCTCGATGCCAAGAACTACCAAGAACAGACTCAGATCACAGAGGCTGACCCGCTCAGCTTGCAGGGGGCAAGGTGTCGTGTGCAGTCACACTGCTGGTTAGAGCCCGGGCCTCCGCCATACAGCTTCCAAGGCCCTGCTGGTCCCAGGGAGAGCCTGTCCGCTCTCAGATGTGTGGGGTCCCTGACCCCCAGCTCAGGATGTAGCCTGCTGGGAGGCCACCAAGCCTGGACCTTCACCTCGGGTCTGCTGCTGCTCACAATTGCCAAATTGTATTGATTGTgacctgcccctccccatcccctgtcCCAGAGGAGGCCCTCCTCACCTGTCCTATCGCAGAACCTCAAACTGGTCTCCCAGTCAAGATGACAGGCCTGCCATGATGGCAGAGGCACCGAGTTTTCCATCAGATGGACCCAGGTTTCAATCCCAAGCCCATACCACCTAGTTCTGGCCAAGGGTGCACACGAGGCCCTTACTCTGCCTTGGCCTCAGCTGCCTTCTGAAAAGTGGCTCAGATCACTTCTCaaccttttggctaagatcaagtgaaAAGTGGCTCAGATCACTTCTCaaccttttggctaagatcaagtgaaAAGTGGCTCAGATCACTTCTCaaccttttggctaagatcaagtgaaAAGTGGCTCAGAGCCTtgactctggagccagcctgctgGGTTCATATTCCCAACGCCACTTATTTGACCCTCGGCAAGTGACATCTTCTCTCTGTgatttagtttcctcatccataaaatggggataagatgACCCACCTCCtgggattattgtgaggattaaataggtaAATGTATGTAAAATTCCTAGAACGGAGCCTGCCTAATTATGAGCattaattatttctctttaagGCTTAGGTGCTGAGGGGATTATATGAAATGATGTAGGTAAAGCCCAGCACTTACTAAGAACTCAAGGTCAACCCATGTTTGTTTCTCTTCGTATTCCTACCCCACTTTGTTCTGCTTTCAGAGCCGCCTCGAAGGCAGATGTCTGTGTATGTGACTGTTTCCCTGAGCACTTAGAGGGTAAGTCAGGACCCTCCTCATTCCCAAGAATCATTCCTcacagcccccagccctgtgctGTAGCCTCACTAGgcatcagttctttttttttggccgtgctgtgggGCATGCAAGGATCtcaattccccgaccagggatcaaacccgtgccccctgcagtgaagcacggagtcccaactgctggaccaccagggaagtcccgcatcagtttatttttaaatgagttgctCAGGCACAGAGACTGGGGAATTCAATCCTGTGGCCTCTGAGGGGGCACTAGGGCAGGTGTCTGCGTCATGCAGGCCAGGAGGGCAGAGGTTGGGGGTGGGCGTCTTGGCAAACAAGGGCCGGAAGGCCAAGGCCAGTTCAGCTGGGGAAAGGGCAGTGCAGGGGCCAGGCACACAGAACACAGGTCTGCCACGTGGCCCAGCAGCTCAGAGTCCTCCAgagtcccttccctcccctcgcTCCTGCTACATCTTCCTCAGCAGAGGTAGCCACAGCTCTCAGAGCCTGGCGAGGCCCCATACTGCTGCACCAGCTCCAGCACCCTCGATGGTcatcttctgttttcatttcctgtggccactgtaacaaattgctgcaaacttagtggcttaaaacaacatgcaTTTATTCCCTttcagttctggagaccagaagtctaaAAGGGGTCCTTCtcgaggctctaggggagaatccatttcctggccttttccagcttcgagaggctgcctgcattccttggctcgtggccccttcctTGAATCACTTctacctctgcttccatcatcatgTCCCCTATCTCCTCCTTTGATACTCTTGccctccctcttataaagacccttgtgattacgtCAGGGCACACCCCAAAAATCCAGGATAGtgtctccatctcaagatccttaatttaaccacgtctgtaaagtcccttttgccatataggGTAACGTTCACAGATTCTAAGGactaggatgtggacatctttgggagtgTTGTCCATCCTACCACGCCTCCtctctcggagcctcagtttcctcatctgggagcTAAAGGCTAGCGCCAGCCCTGGCATACCCCTCCCTCATGTGCCCACAGGGAGTGGACAGGGTAAACTGAAGGTAATTGACAGCATAGTGTCCTGGAGCTCAGGACACATCACTTACCACCGTGTGGCCTTCAGCAAGGTGCTGTGCCCCCACGTGCTGCACCAGAAGAGCAGGGACAATAGCAGAGGGCAGTGGTGAGGACCAGAGATAACGTGTGAAAAGGCCTAGAACGGTGCCTGGCTCCGCGAGCGAGCTGTCCCCGCAGGCACGGGTGCTGCTCAGGGTCGGCCCATGTGCCCTGCAACGATGCCGGCCTGGCAGCACAGAGCTTCAGGTTTTATAGAAGTGAGAAATCCAGACTCTTCCATGAGATCCAAGTTTTAAAAGGTTGGTGAGTCACTCAGAGAAACCTCAACAAACCATGAGTGTGGATAGGCTGGGGCCGAGGGCCCTCCCTGACCTTTGTGTGCAGTGACTCCCACCCCCCTACTCCCAACCCCACATCTGGCACCCTCTGCTCAGAGCAGAGAACTAAAGGAACTGAGGACTCCTCGGGGCAGGGCCACACACAC from Balaenoptera musculus isolate JJ_BM4_2016_0621 chromosome 19, mBalMus1.pri.v3, whole genome shotgun sequence includes:
- the ATF5 gene encoding cyclic AMP-dependent transcription factor ATF-5 yields the protein MSLLATLGLELDRTLLPASGLGWLVDYGKLPLAPAPLGPYEVLGGALEGGLPGGGEPLAGDGFSDWMTERVDFTALLPLEPPLPSGALPPPSPPPPDLEAMASLLKKELEQMEDFFLGAPLLPPSSPPPTQPAPAASLSLPLPLPTFDLPPPPAPDTLDLLAIYCGSEAAQGDSGLAPLSPPPQPPPPPPQPSRPTPYPNPAATRGDRKQKKRDQNKSAALRYRQRKRAEGEALEGECQGLEARNRELRERAESVEREIQYVKDLLIEVYKARSQRTRSS